A single region of the Ctenopharyngodon idella isolate HZGC_01 chromosome 21, HZGC01, whole genome shotgun sequence genome encodes:
- the phka1b gene encoding phosphorylase b kinase regulatory subunit alpha, skeletal muscle isoform isoform X1: protein MRSRSNSGVKLDNYARTLQQTILCHQDPVTGLLPGDEKLPHAWVRDNVYSILSVWALSLAYRKNADRDEDKAKAYELEQSVVKLMRGLLQCMMRQLDKVEKFKYSKSTDDCLHAKFHSGTCATVVGDQEWGHLQVDATSIFLLFLAQMTASGLKIVYTRDEVDAVQNLIFYIESAYKVADFGMWERGDKTNKGIPEINVSSIGMAKAALEALDGLNLFGAKGGPESVVHALADDIQHCQSILSSMLPRASTSKEVDAGVLSIISYPAFAVDDIDIVNITKEEIISKLQGRYGCCRFLRDGHKTPREDPNRLYYESSELKLFENIECEWPLFWTYLILDGIFINSPEQVQEYRDALDGILIRGKNGLRLVPELYSVPPDKVDEEYVNPHTVERVPVGKCPLKWGQSLYILGNLLAEGFLAAGEIDPLNRRLSTIPKPDVVVQVSILAENDEIKRVLQSHGIDSETLEDVHPIRVQPSRVLSHIYARLGRNQRLGLTGRPYRRIGVLGTSKFYIIRNTIFTFTPQFVDHHEFYLALDNHMIVEMLRIDLSYLCSRWRMTGRPTVTFPISHDMLTDDHKQIDPAVLATLKKLQDGYFGGARVKTGKLSDFLDTSCCAHLTFMDCEVDDLAVYLDQLLAVPQQSPISATKGGLSRFRAAAKKTREMVSLVHKARELNIHNVHMYLPTKLFRSPAPNLNLLDNKGKISETQAPHSVNLPRDVNGGIDYLALVQMLKQSQNLQDQADILYILFKDKGMDWDTKLHGKGWMVRRLLSDLYEKAGSLKHWGLIRMISGMLRKKVEELDAACSDLLIHQKHLTVGLPPEPREKTISAPVPPDKLARLIDEASENNLTIAILTQEIMVYLGMIIRTQPKIFSEMFRLRIGLILQVMVTELAQSLSCSGEEATESLMNMSPSEMKNLLLHILSGKEFGVQKSVRSAGNVVSSAVSIQDKSKSSFTKTEVKVASKRGGDIKLFVSVHSLDIGNIESGRYRLPSIESFQGSLGATLVRDSRHGQWLRRRRLDGALNRVPVGFYQNVWKILQKCNGLSIEGFVLPSSTTKEMTPGEIKFAVHVETVLNRVPQPEYRQLLVEAILVLTMLAEVDVQSLGEVIQVERIVQMASDMFYNDQKELGADESLLERDHMTGICRLLYDSAPSGRFGSMTYLSKAVTSYVEDFLPSGACALQ, encoded by the exons ATGAGAAGTCGCAGTAATTCTGGAGTGAAACTCGACAACTATGCCAGAACTTTGCAACAGACAATCCTCTGTCACCAG GATCCGGTGACAGGGTTACTCCCAGGAGATGAGAAGTTACCTCATGCCTGGGTTAGAGACAATGTGTACTCCATCTTGTCTGTGTGGGCTCTGAGTCTGGCCTACAGGAAGAATGCAGACAGAGATGAAGACAAAGCCAAAGCCTATGAACTGGAGCAG AGCGTGGTCAAACTCATGCGAGGGTTACTGCAGTGTATGATGAGACAG CTTGATAAGGTGGAGAAGTTCAAGTACAGCAAAAGCACCGACGATTGCCTTCATGCCAAGTTCCATTCAGGAACGTGTGCCACTGTAGTTGGTGATCAGGAATGGGGTCATCTACAGGTGGACGCTACCTCCATCTTCCTGCTCTTCCTGGCCCAAATGACAGCATCAG GGCTGAAGATTGTTTATACACGTGATGAAGTCGATGCTGTCCAGAATCTGATCTTTTACATTGAATCTGCGTACAAAGTGGCG GATTTTGGAATGTGGGAACGAGGAGACAAGACGAATAAAGGGATCCCTGAGATAAATGTCAGCTCTATTGGAATGGCAAAG GCAGCTTTGGAGGCCTTGGATGGACTGAACCTTTTTGGTGCCAAGGGTGGCCCAGAATCTGTCGTACACGCTTTAGCTGATGACATTCAGCACTGCCAA TCTATTCTCAGCTCCATGCTGCCGAGGGCATCAACATCCAAAGAGGTGGACGCTGGGGTTCTGTCCATCATCTCTTATCCAGCATTTGCAGTTGACGACATTGATATTGTTAATATCACCAAAGAAGAAATCATTTCAAAACTTCAG GGCAGATATGGATGCTGTCGCTTTCTTAGAGATGGACACAAAACTCCCCGAGAG GACCCGAATCGATTGTACTACGAGTCATCAGAGCTGAAGCTCTTTGAGAACATAGAGTGTGAATGGCCACTGTTCTGGACATACCTCATTCTGGATGGCATTTTTATCAACAGTCCAGAACAG GTTCAGGAGTACAGAGATGCTTTAGATGGCATTCTCATCAGAGGGAAGAATGGATTACGTTTGGTCCCTGAGCTTTATAGTGTTCCTCCAGATAAG GTTGATGAAGAGTATGTTAATCCTCACACAGTGGAGAGAGTGCCAGTAGGCAAATGTCCACTGAAATGGGGCCAGTCTCTGTACATATTGGGTAACCTGCTGGCAGAG GGTTTTTTAGCAGCTGGGGAAATTGATCCTCTCAATAGACGCCTCTCCACTATTCCCAAGCCTGATGTTGTGGTTCAAG TGTCTATCCTGGCAGAAAATGACGAGATTAAACGGGTCCTGCAGAGCCATGGCATTGACTCAGAAACCCTGGAGGACGTTCACCCAATCCGAGTTCAGCCCTCCAGAGTCCTCAGTCACATCTATGCCAGACTAG GGCGTAACCAAAGACTGGGACTGACTGGGCGGCCGTACCGGCGAATTGGTGTGCTGGGAACATCAAAATTCTACATTATTCGCAACACCATCTTTACCTTCACACCCCAA TTTGTAGACCATCATGAGTTTTATCTGGCCCTGGACAATCACATGATTGTGGAGATGCTCCGTATCGACCTCTCCTACCTCTGCTCTCGTTGGAGGATGACCGGCCGACCCACAGTAACATTCCCAATTTCACATGACATGCTCA CTGATGACCACAAACAGATTGATCCTGCTGTTTTGGCAACCTTGAAAAAACTACAGGATGGTTACTTTGGAGGAGCAAG GGTTAAGACTGGGAAACTTTCTGATTTTCTTGACACCTCCTGTTGTGCCCATCTTACATTTATGGACTGTG aggTGGATGACCTGGCTGTGTATCTGGACCAGTTACTGGCAGTTCCTCAGCAAAGTCCCATTAGTGCCACTAAAGGAGGCCTCAGCCGCTTCAGGGCAGCTGCCAAAAAGACACGGGAAATGGTGTCTCTGGTGCACAAAGCCAGAGAGCTCAATATACACA ATGTGCACATGTACCTTCCAACTAAACTTTTCCGTTCGCCAGCACCAAACCTTAATTTGCTGGATAACAAAGGAAAG ATATCTGAGACACAGGCTCCTCATTCTGTGAACCTGCCCAGAGACGTCAATGGTGGGATTGACTACCTAGCTCTAGTGCAGATGCTGAAACAAAGTCAGAACTTACAGGATCAGGCTGACATTCTCTACATACTCTTCAAAGATAA GGGAATGGATTGGGACACCAAGCTACATGGGAAAGGTTGGATGGTAAGACGACTACTGAGTGATTTGTATGAAAAGGCAGGAAGTCTGAAACACTGGGGCCTCATTCGGATGATCTCCGGGATGCTACGCAAGAAAGTAGAAGAGCTGGATGCT GCATGCTCAGATTTGCTAATTCATCAGAAACATCTAACAGTTGGCCTTCCTCCTGAACCAAGAGAGAAAACTATTTCAGC TCCTGTGCCTCCAGACAAGCTGGCAAGGCTGATCGATGAGGCTAGTGAGAACAACCTCACCATCGCCATTCTCACTCAG GAGATAATGGTGTATCTGGGTATGATCATTCGAACCCAGCCGAAAATCTTCAGTGAAATGTTCCGCCTCCGCATTGGCCTCATTCTTCAGGTCATGGTCACTGAGCTCGCCCAGTCCCTCAGCTGTTCAG GTGAGGAGGCTACAGAGAGTTTGATGAATATGAGCCCATCTGAGATGAAGAACCTGCTGCTTCACATTCTCAGTGGCAAAGAGTTTGGAGTTCAAAAAAGTG TGCGCTCAGCAGGAAATGTGGTCAGCTCTGCAGTCAGTATCCAGGATAAGAGCAAATCCAGCTTCACCAAAACTGAAGTGAAAGTTGCAAGTAAACGGGGTGGTGATATCAAACTG TTTGTGTCCGTCCATTCACTGGATATTGGAAACATTGAATCAGGG AGATACAGACTTCCATCCATCGAGTCATTTCAGGGATCATTAGGAGCCACGTTGGTGCGTGACAGCAGACATGGCCAGTGGCTTCGGCGCAGACGTCTAGATGGAGCTCTCAACAGAGTCCCTGTTGGATTCTATCAGAACGTCTGGAAGATTCTGCAGAAG TGTAATGGGCTGTCCATTGAGGGCTTTGTGCTTCCATCCTCAACCACAAAAGAG ATGACTCCCGGTGAAATAAAGTTTGCCGTACATGTGGAGACGGTGCTGAACCGCGTTCCTCAGCCTGAATACCGGCAGTTGTTGGTGGAGGCCATCCTGGTTCTGACCATGTTGGCTGAGGTGGACGTCCAGAGTTTGGGTGAAGTCATTCAGGTGGAGAGGATTGTACAAATGGCCAGTGACATGTTCTACAATGATCAG AAAGAACTGGGTGCTGATGAAAGTCTCCTTGAGAGAGATCACATGACTGGCATCTGCAGGCTGCTCTATGACAGCGCTCCCAGTGGCCGCTTTGGAAGCATGACCTACCTTTCTAAAGCAGTGACTAGCTATGTTGAAGACTTTCTTCCCAGTGGAGCTTGTGCCCTTCAGTGA
- the phka1b gene encoding phosphorylase b kinase regulatory subunit alpha, skeletal muscle isoform isoform X2, giving the protein MTFSTANLFSAPCCRGHQHPKRWTLGFCPSSLIQHLQLTTLILLISPKKKSFQNFRYGCCRFLRDGHKTPREDPNRLYYESSELKLFENIECEWPLFWTYLILDGIFINSPEQVQEYRDALDGILIRGKNGLRLVPELYSVPPDKVDEEYVNPHTVERVPVGKCPLKWGQSLYILGNLLAEGFLAAGEIDPLNRRLSTIPKPDVVVQVSILAENDEIKRVLQSHGIDSETLEDVHPIRVQPSRVLSHIYARLGRNQRLGLTGRPYRRIGVLGTSKFYIIRNTIFTFTPQFVDHHEFYLALDNHMIVEMLRIDLSYLCSRWRMTGRPTVTFPISHDMLTDDHKQIDPAVLATLKKLQDGYFGGARVKTGKLSDFLDTSCCAHLTFMDCEVDDLAVYLDQLLAVPQQSPISATKGGLSRFRAAAKKTREMVSLVHKARELNIHNVHMYLPTKLFRSPAPNLNLLDNKGKISETQAPHSVNLPRDVNGGIDYLALVQMLKQSQNLQDQADILYILFKDKGMDWDTKLHGKGWMVRRLLSDLYEKAGSLKHWGLIRMISGMLRKKVEELDAACSDLLIHQKHLTVGLPPEPREKTISAPVPPDKLARLIDEASENNLTIAILTQEIMVYLGMIIRTQPKIFSEMFRLRIGLILQVMVTELAQSLSCSGEEATESLMNMSPSEMKNLLLHILSGKEFGVQKSVRSAGNVVSSAVSIQDKSKSSFTKTEVKVASKRGGDIKLFVSVHSLDIGNIESGRYRLPSIESFQGSLGATLVRDSRHGQWLRRRRLDGALNRVPVGFYQNVWKILQKCNGLSIEGFVLPSSTTKEMTPGEIKFAVHVETVLNRVPQPEYRQLLVEAILVLTMLAEVDVQSLGEVIQVERIVQMASDMFYNDQKELGADESLLERDHMTGICRLLYDSAPSGRFGSMTYLSKAVTSYVEDFLPSGACALQ; this is encoded by the exons ATGACATTCAGCACTGCCAA TCTATTCTCAGCTCCATGCTGCCGAGGGCATCAACATCCAAAGAGGTGGACGCTGGGGTTCTGTCCATCATCTCTTATCCAGCATTTGCAGTTGACGACATTGATATTGTTAATATCACCAAAGAAGAAATCATTTCAAAACTTCAG ATATGGATGCTGTCGCTTTCTTAGAGATGGACACAAAACTCCCCGAGAG GACCCGAATCGATTGTACTACGAGTCATCAGAGCTGAAGCTCTTTGAGAACATAGAGTGTGAATGGCCACTGTTCTGGACATACCTCATTCTGGATGGCATTTTTATCAACAGTCCAGAACAG GTTCAGGAGTACAGAGATGCTTTAGATGGCATTCTCATCAGAGGGAAGAATGGATTACGTTTGGTCCCTGAGCTTTATAGTGTTCCTCCAGATAAG GTTGATGAAGAGTATGTTAATCCTCACACAGTGGAGAGAGTGCCAGTAGGCAAATGTCCACTGAAATGGGGCCAGTCTCTGTACATATTGGGTAACCTGCTGGCAGAG GGTTTTTTAGCAGCTGGGGAAATTGATCCTCTCAATAGACGCCTCTCCACTATTCCCAAGCCTGATGTTGTGGTTCAAG TGTCTATCCTGGCAGAAAATGACGAGATTAAACGGGTCCTGCAGAGCCATGGCATTGACTCAGAAACCCTGGAGGACGTTCACCCAATCCGAGTTCAGCCCTCCAGAGTCCTCAGTCACATCTATGCCAGACTAG GGCGTAACCAAAGACTGGGACTGACTGGGCGGCCGTACCGGCGAATTGGTGTGCTGGGAACATCAAAATTCTACATTATTCGCAACACCATCTTTACCTTCACACCCCAA TTTGTAGACCATCATGAGTTTTATCTGGCCCTGGACAATCACATGATTGTGGAGATGCTCCGTATCGACCTCTCCTACCTCTGCTCTCGTTGGAGGATGACCGGCCGACCCACAGTAACATTCCCAATTTCACATGACATGCTCA CTGATGACCACAAACAGATTGATCCTGCTGTTTTGGCAACCTTGAAAAAACTACAGGATGGTTACTTTGGAGGAGCAAG GGTTAAGACTGGGAAACTTTCTGATTTTCTTGACACCTCCTGTTGTGCCCATCTTACATTTATGGACTGTG aggTGGATGACCTGGCTGTGTATCTGGACCAGTTACTGGCAGTTCCTCAGCAAAGTCCCATTAGTGCCACTAAAGGAGGCCTCAGCCGCTTCAGGGCAGCTGCCAAAAAGACACGGGAAATGGTGTCTCTGGTGCACAAAGCCAGAGAGCTCAATATACACA ATGTGCACATGTACCTTCCAACTAAACTTTTCCGTTCGCCAGCACCAAACCTTAATTTGCTGGATAACAAAGGAAAG ATATCTGAGACACAGGCTCCTCATTCTGTGAACCTGCCCAGAGACGTCAATGGTGGGATTGACTACCTAGCTCTAGTGCAGATGCTGAAACAAAGTCAGAACTTACAGGATCAGGCTGACATTCTCTACATACTCTTCAAAGATAA GGGAATGGATTGGGACACCAAGCTACATGGGAAAGGTTGGATGGTAAGACGACTACTGAGTGATTTGTATGAAAAGGCAGGAAGTCTGAAACACTGGGGCCTCATTCGGATGATCTCCGGGATGCTACGCAAGAAAGTAGAAGAGCTGGATGCT GCATGCTCAGATTTGCTAATTCATCAGAAACATCTAACAGTTGGCCTTCCTCCTGAACCAAGAGAGAAAACTATTTCAGC TCCTGTGCCTCCAGACAAGCTGGCAAGGCTGATCGATGAGGCTAGTGAGAACAACCTCACCATCGCCATTCTCACTCAG GAGATAATGGTGTATCTGGGTATGATCATTCGAACCCAGCCGAAAATCTTCAGTGAAATGTTCCGCCTCCGCATTGGCCTCATTCTTCAGGTCATGGTCACTGAGCTCGCCCAGTCCCTCAGCTGTTCAG GTGAGGAGGCTACAGAGAGTTTGATGAATATGAGCCCATCTGAGATGAAGAACCTGCTGCTTCACATTCTCAGTGGCAAAGAGTTTGGAGTTCAAAAAAGTG TGCGCTCAGCAGGAAATGTGGTCAGCTCTGCAGTCAGTATCCAGGATAAGAGCAAATCCAGCTTCACCAAAACTGAAGTGAAAGTTGCAAGTAAACGGGGTGGTGATATCAAACTG TTTGTGTCCGTCCATTCACTGGATATTGGAAACATTGAATCAGGG AGATACAGACTTCCATCCATCGAGTCATTTCAGGGATCATTAGGAGCCACGTTGGTGCGTGACAGCAGACATGGCCAGTGGCTTCGGCGCAGACGTCTAGATGGAGCTCTCAACAGAGTCCCTGTTGGATTCTATCAGAACGTCTGGAAGATTCTGCAGAAG TGTAATGGGCTGTCCATTGAGGGCTTTGTGCTTCCATCCTCAACCACAAAAGAG ATGACTCCCGGTGAAATAAAGTTTGCCGTACATGTGGAGACGGTGCTGAACCGCGTTCCTCAGCCTGAATACCGGCAGTTGTTGGTGGAGGCCATCCTGGTTCTGACCATGTTGGCTGAGGTGGACGTCCAGAGTTTGGGTGAAGTCATTCAGGTGGAGAGGATTGTACAAATGGCCAGTGACATGTTCTACAATGATCAG AAAGAACTGGGTGCTGATGAAAGTCTCCTTGAGAGAGATCACATGACTGGCATCTGCAGGCTGCTCTATGACAGCGCTCCCAGTGGCCGCTTTGGAAGCATGACCTACCTTTCTAAAGCAGTGACTAGCTATGTTGAAGACTTTCTTCCCAGTGGAGCTTGTGCCCTTCAGTGA
- the si:dkey-22f5.9 gene encoding liver-expressed antimicrobial peptide 2-like, whose product MNLHHFHLAKFGFCTLILLVLMYQVSTVPLATSEVRSDLQSSHILHRKIRMSPLWRIMGFKPYGAYCHDNIECTTGLCRNGHCSFNEPVHS is encoded by the exons atgaatctgcatcACTTTCACCTGGCAAAATTTGGATTTTGCACACTGATCTTGCTAGTTCTGATGTATCAG GTATCTACTGTGCCATTAGCGACTTCTGAGGTGCGATCGGATCTTCAGTCATCACATATACTGCACCGCAAGATACGAATGTCCCCTTTGTGGCGAATCATGGGGTTCAAACCATATGGAGCGTACTGCCATGACAACATAGAGTGCACTACAGGATTATGCAG GAATGGTCATTGTTCTTTTAATGAGCCTGTTCATTCATAG